Proteins from a single region of Lentimicrobium saccharophilum:
- a CDS encoding response regulator transcription factor, producing the protein MKRKGILILSQSHIIRLGLRQCLTDLNLPVKIFLAADLTTATDLSENNDIQLIIAGEEFSDDAGFHQLVTSGKPEGIFLFSENHLPGNEQNLSLFMTPVELAAKIKMMLQTGKENENMSSPEKELSKREKEVVRLLALGASNKDIAEKLNLSLHTALTHRKNIIRKLGIKTAAGLTVFAILNGMITLEEANL; encoded by the coding sequence ATGAAACGAAAAGGGATTCTGATCCTATCGCAATCGCACATAATCAGGCTTGGTCTGAGACAATGCCTTACCGATCTTAATCTGCCCGTAAAGATATTCCTTGCTGCCGATCTGACAACCGCAACCGACCTCTCTGAGAACAATGATATTCAGTTGATTATTGCAGGAGAAGAATTCAGCGACGATGCTGGTTTTCATCAGCTGGTAACATCAGGTAAACCTGAGGGGATTTTCCTTTTTTCGGAGAACCACCTGCCGGGGAATGAGCAGAATCTTTCACTTTTCATGACTCCTGTTGAACTTGCAGCAAAGATTAAGATGATGCTGCAAACCGGAAAAGAAAACGAAAACATGTCATCTCCGGAAAAAGAGCTCAGCAAACGCGAAAAAGAAGTAGTAAGGCTGCTGGCTCTCGGCGCAAGCAACAAGGATATCGCTGAAAAACTGAACCTGAGCCTGCATACTGCGCTGACGCACAGGAAGAACATCATCAGAAAACTGGGAATCAAAACTGCTGCGGGACTCACTGTATTTGCCATCCTGAACGGCATGATTACACTGGAGGAAGCAAATCTGTGA
- a CDS encoding hemerythrin domain-containing protein, giving the protein MKTIGTNTNLAEAILQNHNLLRVIGRFDIQPGFGDVTVGEICHKKDIDPVFMVVILNSFLDESYFPAHDLTRFSLKQLVRYLQKTHDYYLNHQIPYIQELIDRLCSGQQPENAGLKVVNKFFAAYCRELNDHIMREEKVTFPYVLGIENRFNHPEESETGIPDYTIHHYETEHDNVEEKLNDLKNIMIKYLPQPFDFDLVNRIIAELYWLEKDLNEHARIEDKIMIPKVRMMEAALKLHRH; this is encoded by the coding sequence ATGAAAACCATCGGTACTAATACCAACCTGGCAGAAGCTATTCTACAAAACCACAACCTGCTGAGGGTTATCGGAAGATTTGATATTCAACCCGGTTTTGGGGATGTCACCGTTGGTGAGATCTGCCACAAGAAAGACATTGACCCGGTATTCATGGTTGTAATCCTCAATTCATTTCTTGATGAAAGCTATTTCCCGGCGCATGATCTTACCAGGTTTTCATTGAAGCAACTGGTCAGATACCTTCAGAAAACCCATGACTATTACCTGAACCATCAGATCCCATATATTCAGGAGTTAATCGACCGGTTGTGCTCCGGCCAGCAACCCGAAAACGCCGGACTCAAAGTGGTAAACAAGTTTTTTGCCGCCTACTGCAGGGAATTGAACGACCACATCATGCGTGAGGAGAAGGTCACCTTCCCCTATGTACTTGGTATCGAAAACCGCTTCAACCATCCTGAAGAATCCGAAACAGGGATTCCTGACTATACCATTCACCATTATGAAACCGAGCATGACAATGTTGAAGAGAAACTGAATGACCTCAAAAACATCATGATAAAATACCTTCCGCAGCCTTTCGACTTTGACCTGGTCAACCGGATTATAGCGGAACTATACTGGCTGGAGAAAGACCTGAATGAACATGCCCGTATCGAGGACAAGATCATGATTCCAAAAGTAAGGATGATGGAAGCGGCATTAAAACTGCACCGCCACTAA
- a CDS encoding cupin domain-containing protein, producing MKNLSPANIFHHGNAVPDDKELFEILASGDVVIERIVSRGQITPEAEWYNQEKDEWVILLTGEARILFENSGEIALKPGDYLLIPAHERHRVTYTSKSPECIWLAIHGQIHDKI from the coding sequence ATGAAAAATTTATCCCCGGCAAATATTTTCCATCACGGCAATGCCGTTCCGGATGACAAAGAGTTGTTTGAAATCCTTGCCAGCGGTGATGTCGTGATTGAACGCATTGTTTCGAGGGGTCAGATTACACCCGAAGCGGAATGGTATAACCAGGAAAAAGATGAGTGGGTTATACTGCTCACCGGCGAAGCCCGTATCCTGTTTGAGAACAGTGGTGAAATCGCATTAAAACCCGGCGATTACCTGCTGATTCCCGCCCACGAAAGGCACAGGGTAACATACACCAGCAAGTCTCCTGAATGCATCTGGCTGGCCATACATGGCCAAATTCACGATAAAATCTAA
- a CDS encoding L-threonylcarbamoyladenylate synthase yields the protein MLLKIYPENPSPRQIRTVAECLMDGGIIIYPTDTVYGLGCDIFKSRAVERIAQIKGIRADKANFSFICNDLSQLADYSRPISNEIFKMMRKNLPGPFTFILNASNNVPKLIQSKKKTVGIRIPDNNIPLEIVKELGHPIMSTSIHDDDEIIEYTTDPELIYEKYNQMVDIVIDGGYGDNEASTVIDCTGEEPLIVREGKGILK from the coding sequence ATGTTGCTTAAAATATACCCTGAAAACCCCAGCCCGCGTCAGATCAGAACAGTGGCTGAATGCCTTATGGACGGAGGGATTATCATTTATCCCACTGATACCGTCTACGGGCTTGGTTGCGACATTTTCAAATCCAGGGCGGTGGAGCGCATTGCACAAATCAAAGGAATCAGAGCCGATAAAGCCAACTTTTCTTTTATCTGTAATGACCTGAGCCAACTGGCCGACTACAGTCGCCCGATCAGCAACGAGATTTTCAAAATGATGCGTAAAAATCTCCCCGGCCCTTTCACGTTTATCCTTAATGCAAGCAATAATGTGCCAAAACTGATCCAAAGCAAAAAGAAAACAGTAGGTATCCGTATCCCAGACAATAATATTCCACTGGAAATCGTGAAAGAACTCGGACACCCCATAATGTCAACTTCTATTCATGATGATGATGAAATCATAGAATATACCACCGATCCTGAATTAATCTATGAGAAGTACAATCAGATGGTTGACATAGTGATCGATGGTGGTTATGGCGACAATGAAGCCTCCACGGTCATTGACTGTACCGGTGAGGAACCGCTGATAGTGCGAGAAGGCAAAGGAATACTGAAATGA
- a CDS encoding DUF4199 domain-containing protein, whose protein sequence is MENFVENQADEPIAKAKISLVNHALRYGLYTAAAFVLFSLLLYSVDVSRTGWVNYLSFVILIIGIVIATIAYRDKINSGFLSYGRCLSIGVLISLVVGIVMAIYSYVFFTYFDPGALDKLLEASEQEMINRGMSDEEIDLAMPFTEKMMSPVFLSITSLLSMVLYGTVFSLITSIFIKKEDNSFEGAFRES, encoded by the coding sequence ATGGAAAACTTTGTTGAAAACCAGGCCGATGAGCCCATTGCCAAAGCGAAAATTTCACTGGTGAACCATGCCTTGCGCTATGGACTATATACCGCCGCAGCTTTTGTTTTGTTTTCGCTGCTGCTTTACAGTGTTGATGTAAGCCGAACCGGGTGGGTCAATTACCTGTCTTTTGTCATCCTGATTATAGGCATTGTAATAGCGACCATTGCTTACCGGGACAAAATCAACAGCGGATTTCTGTCATACGGACGGTGTCTGTCCATTGGTGTGCTGATCAGCTTAGTTGTAGGAATAGTAATGGCTATATACAGCTATGTTTTTTTCACTTATTTTGATCCCGGAGCGCTGGATAAATTATTGGAGGCTTCGGAACAGGAAATGATAAATCGGGGAATGTCAGATGAAGAGATTGATTTGGCTATGCCCTTTACCGAAAAAATGATGTCTCCGGTTTTTCTGAGCATCACTTCACTGCTTTCCATGGTACTTTATGGAACTGTATTTTCCTTGATCACCTCCATTTTTATCAAGAAAGAGGATAATAGTTTTGAAGGTGCGTTTCGCGAATCTTAA